The following proteins come from a genomic window of Spea bombifrons isolate aSpeBom1 chromosome 10, aSpeBom1.2.pri, whole genome shotgun sequence:
- the LOC128467791 gene encoding NAD(P)H dehydrogenase [quinone] 1-like: MSGRSALIVLAHQEKTSFNYAMKDAAVEALTNMGWKVAVSDLYAMSFNPVLSRDDVIGDPKDPKAFKYGVETMAAFKEGRLAKDIVEEQKKVEAADLVIFQFPLYWFGLPALLKGWVERVFSIGFAYSLQTLYSNGPFKNKKAVLSFTTGAGESMFTDKGLNGDINVNLWPIQNGILNFCGFKVLEPQISYGVAHIPHEARTAVLEGWKKRLETIWDEKPIKFLPVQDFDLGGGFVLKKEVVEANSDSKTGLTVGQHLGKALPPDSQVKSESTRL; encoded by the exons ATGTCTG GCAGAAGCGCACTGATTGTTTTGGCTCACCAGGAGAAGACCTCGTTTAATTATGCCATGAAGGACGCGGCAGTTGAGGCCCTGACGAATATGGGCTGGAAGGTCGCCGTGTCAGATCTTTACGCTATGTCATTTAATCCTGTCTTGTCGcgtgatgatgtcatag GAGATCCCAAAGACCCAAAAGCATTCAAGTACGGCGTTGAGACCATGGCGGCCTTCAAAGAGGGACGTCTTGCCAAAGACATTGTTGAAGAACAGAAGAAGGTTGAAGCTGCTGACCTTGTTATCTTCCAG TTCCCTCTGTACTGGTTCGGTCTCCCCGCCCTGCTAAAAGGATGGGTAGAAAGGGTTTTCTCCATAGGATTTGCATACAGCTTACAGACGTTGTACTCCAATGGACCTTTTAAA AACAAAAAGGCTGTGCTGTCATTCACTACAGGAGCAGGAGAGTCGATGTTTACCGACAAGGGACTGAACGGAGATATCAATGTCAATCTGTGGCCAATACAG AATGGCATTCTGAATTTCTGTGGATTCAAAGTGTTGGAGCCACAAATCTCGTACGGAGTAGCTCATATCCCCCACGAAGCACGCACTGCCGTCCTCGAGGGCTGGAAAAAACGCCTGGAAACAATATGGGACGAAAAACCCATTAAATTCCTCCCCGTCCAGGACTTTGATTTGGGTGGTGGGTTTGTCCTGAAGaaagaagtagtagaggctaacTCGGACAGCAAAACCGGTCTCACAGTGGGTCAACACCTGGGCAAAGCCCTTCCACCTGATAGCCAGGTGAAGTCGGAGAGCACTAGGCTATGA